TTAGAATCATTGCccgtcattagtgagtcctacttaatgtttgtgtgctgcaTGTTGTTTGCAGAGCTTTtgataaacagtctatggtgcagagtgaagtttcATAACTTTCATAATAGAAAACAAGCTGAATTCACACATTGTCATCGCAGCCACAATGGTTTATTTTCCACTGGGGCTGCTGTTGTCTTCATTGAGATGTCTTTTGGAAGCAGTCTCAAATTCCAAATGTCAAGGTGTCTGTTGAATGCACCACCAAGGAAGAGTTTTCCAAATCATTCCTTGAAATGAACTGAAGACAGTGATGTGAGCTTGACACAAAATATTGTGCATTACCTGTTTTTGATTAAGTCATATTGTAGATTTTAATTTCGTTAATGAAATGAGACCTATTGTTTCAACATTTGGTCAGGAGTCATGTACGGTATGCAGTGTGAAGTTAATGGGTAAACTTGAAGTAAACTGCCAAATGCTCCTTTAACTGAGATAGTTAAGTGTTTGCAAATCAttgattgtttaaaaaatgtaaataaatcttGTATTCCTTCACTTTACACTATTTGCAACCTTCCTGCTCTCTTTGTTTGGATGTAGATATTTGCCATGGTGGTGTTTGCCTGCATCACAACAGAGGGATACATCAACAGTCCCCAAAGTGCACAGGCAAAGTGCTTCTTCAACCAGAATGACTCAGCGTGTCAGTATGCTGTGGCCATTGGGGTGATTGCCTTCCTGGCCTGCGTGGCCTTCCTGCTGTTAGATGTTTACTTACCTTTCATGAGCAATGCACAGGAGAGGAAGTACGTTGTCATGGCCGACCTGGGATTCTCAGGTGAGCAAAAGCTTTATTGTTTAAAACTGGCATTAAAACTGCACTTATCAGTCTTTTTATAATAGCAATGGATCAAATTGCCATGTGTTGTCTGAAAGGTGCCACTCACTCAGTGACAAGCCTTCATGAAATCATTACCAATTCTGCAGTAACTTGAATTTATACCTCATGTCCTGTCTTCTGCATGCACTACTCTGGTGCCACACCTCACCtaaatgttccagacattttcctgttgttgtgaatgcatctccTGCTGCGATCattatatgtgaaaggcaaacattGTTCATGTCTGAATACGACTCTAAGGTTAACAATCAACTAGAAAGTCTTGTAAAATGACTCACTTTGATACTTTAATCTTGCACCACCAGAAGAGACATCTCAGAGAGAGATCCCAAATCCTCCTGTACTGTCTTTATCTGCTGCCCACAGATTTGTCCAAGATTTTCATTTGATGTGTTGCAGATAGTTAATAGTTCCCTTCTATCCAGAGGTTTGGCCAAAGCCATGAAAAGCCTCATGGCCTTAAAAACAATTTGGATCTGTCCGTTCTGAATAATAATTGGCCCACACTAAACCTGTCACCTATCAGTAAAATCACTGAGAAAGCTGTTTTAAGTCAATTCAACATCTTTTTGTcaagaaataattattttcgACTTTTGCCACTTTGGATTTAGACCCCACCACAGTACCGAGACTGCTCTAATCAAGGTTTTGAATGACTTTGGTCTCTGTCCTCGAGCTACTAAAGCTCCTTGCTGCTTTTGATACAGTTGATCACAGTATATTAAAAAACAGACTGGAGCACTGTGTGGGTCTCTCTGAATGTGCCCTGAACTGGTTCAAGTCCTGCATCCATGACAGAGACTACTTTGTACTATGTGGTAGATGCGCATCAGAGCGTCTCCCAATAACGTGTGGAGTGCCGCAAGGGTTGATTCTTAGAACTAGAAAGATATTCAATCTTAATACGCCTCAATTATGCCAATGTCATTAAAGATGGTATGATTTCTGATCACATGTATGCAGATGACACTCTGTGCCACCAAGCAACTATAGCTCATTAGATTCCTATTAAAGTGCATGAAACACATTAATAGGTGATGCTTCAAAATTTACTTCAGTTAAATGAGGACAAATTTATTCTCTTTGTTGCTGAGGAATAAAGCCTCAGATTCTCTGCTGACTTCTTTGAAAAATCAAATATCAAACTAGAAACCGTGTTGTTATCCTCAATTCCAACCTTAATTCCAGTGATCACAAAATCAGCCATCTACTATCTCAAAATTATGGCAGGGATCTCAATCTGGATAACTTGTACTTTCATTTATCTCCAGCAGGCTGGATTGCAACAATGGTTTACAGGCCGCACAGTTTAGTTTCACATGTAAAttccattttaaaactaaaatacaatGTTAGTCTATGTCTGCATAATGCGTATTGTTAAATGTTTGATAATGTGTTAACCACATTTAAGGTTTCTGCTTAAAAAAGCTTCTTAGTGcagaaataatacaattaagGTGATAGTAGTAAAAAGGGCTTGCAGACAAAGTAGTAAAAGGTTCCCAGGACactcagtttttatttgtgtgagaGCTGCAAACGTATATATTACACCAGAGAAGCTTTTAAAGGATGAAAGTCACGAGAGGGCAGTATCTTCTAATCCCATTTTTTCCACAGCATTATTAACTGTTTTTAAGCTCTGAGTGGTTGTTTCTCCTCATAGGTTCCCCATCTGagttttattttgctcatttACTATAAATGTGAACCTCTTAGTACAGAAAGCCTCTGATTGTTGGTGTAATGTGGGACAGACCGCCTGCCTGTGTTCCTGACATAACACAACATGTAGGCCCTATTATTCCTTGTAGTGTACAGTCGAGGAGCGAGCAGCCGGGTGGGGGGGTAGAACAACCTCACAGATTCTTCTAAATTAAACATTCATTAGCTACAAACAGCACAGATCACAGTCAGCCATTCATCAAGGGAAACAAAGAAGTGGTAGTTTGTGAAACAGCTTGTGATCATTTGAGCAGATTACGACAGGAGCGACCTTTTTGTTCTGTTGacatttttcttcctttgtctAGTGGAATTCATTTTCATATCATTTTCAACTGAGTGCTTGTGATGTTGTTTCACACAGTGTGGAAAAATGATCATTCACATCCACGTctgcacatctgtgtgttttctagGGGTGTGGGCCTtcctgtggtttgtgtgtttctgcctgTTGGCCAATCAGTGGGGTCGCACTTATGATGTCAGAGGTATCCCCCAGGACGCTGCACGCGCCGCCATTGCCTTCTCGTTCTTCTCCATCGCCACCTGGGTGAGCAGGacgctgtctgtgtttttattaaaacagcTCAAATGTTACCATGTCACttcaacactgagctgcagctggagaaagAAGTTTAATAATATGATTGTTGCCCAGACTAAGATCTGACACAGATTACTAATGGTGCTTTTTACTAATAAAGTTTATAAATTAGCTTCAGCTTTCATTTTCCAATAagattcattttgaaaagagagaaaccataAATCGTCTGGGTAATCTCGCCTCACAAGTATATCCAGCAGTGAAAGGTCTCTGAGTTACTCTTTAGACtttaacatcaaaaaccacGTTGATAATACTACAAAGCTGCCAATTTCCATCTTAGTGTTTACTGTCAAACCTTTGCCTGGTAACACAGCGGAAGTCATTTGACTCTATTGTGTCAGCAGCTAAACCAACGTTTTATTGCAAGAGACTcttattaaaggtacagtgtgtagaatttagagatATCTGGTGTTGAAATTgcctgttgcagctgaacacccctcacctcaccctctccttccaaacatgaaaaagaacctgtggtagctttgcttgtcataaaaactcaaaaggtgtttagtttgttcagtctggactaatgtaaaaaatatgaggattattctgccaatagttccctttcacctaaatcttacacactggacctttaacttgACCTATAGACTTCCATGCTGTGTAGCTTTTGCACTTTTGCACAGAAAAATATTACCTTATTGTccaaattttaaaaacatcctcAGCATTAGTGTGAAGTCAAAgtgatttattaaaatgatGCATAATCTTTCAATGTACCTGGACTGACCTTTACATTTCTCACCTCATCGTGCAGGGAATCCTAGCCTACTACGGGCTGGTTCGTTTCCGCCGTGGTACCACTGAAGTCACGCTCCCGACCTACACAGAGCCGCCATCGGATCACCACGCCACTTACCCTCCGACCTACCCCCCCAGCACCTACAACCCCACCACCTACACCCCTACCAGTTACGCAGCCTATCCCAGCAGCGTGCCCGACATGCACCAGCAGCCTCCCTTTGCCTCGAACCTTCAGCCGCAAGGAGACGTCGGCTACCAGCCGCCCACCTACTGAGACAAAGGGAGCTGGCGCGGGCGAGGTGGTGTCCCCACTCATCTGTGGATAGAGAGATTGGAGTTGCACTGCACAGACTAGGAGCTATATCATATTGATGtggttttacatttgatttaacCCTTTTTTTGTTATCAGACGTGCGAACCTGAGCAGTGCAACTGCGAGCCACAGATGTGGGACACTGAAGTTTACATCAAACGTTCTATGGTCGGATCTTGAGACGTCAGGCAGGAGTGTCGTGATTAGTCCTGACGACGATTGAGTAATCTGACTTTAGTCCTCTGTGCAAAGATGCAACTCTTACCTCAAATGGGCCGATCCCAGGGAGAGGGATGATGGAATGTACccaggaggtcaaaggtcacatcaTGTGACTTTATGAAGCTCCAGTCAGAGTGGAAGAAAACAACACGGAATGTGTTTACACTTTACTCTCTGTTGGAAACTGAGAATGTGCATTTGTACATAATTGAGGCTTTGCAAAGCTGCCATTTTTATGGTTGTATGTGCGATTTACTTTCTTATTTcattaagtagatttattttttctccttcagtGCAGTAACAGTATCTTGAGGCCCTGTAAATagttaaatagattttaaattaaatagtACAGTGGGAACAACCTTTATAAAGCTTAATGTCCTATCTTTGTAGGATTTTGCAGTTAACTATTATCACCATAAAACACCTTTGAAACAaagatttttagtttttctttgttaaagAATCTCTGTGCTGCAGTAAAATGATTCATGTCTTCATCATCTCAACTGATACTGATTTTAAAACTTCTTTTGGTAAAACCTGGTTGATGAAGATatgaaaaactttaaaaacccCCATTTCCTGAGCTGTGACGATGGCTTAAATGGCCTTAATGTGGTAAATTTGCCAAACTGCAGAGTCATCCACTGGACGTGCATAGTCAGTGTTGCTCTTTATACCTGCAGCCAACATTCAGATAGTGAGAAGGGAGGGGATTGTAGAGCTATGCACTTATTGAACAAGTTTATCCACTGAGCATGTCCTCATTGTGA
This is a stretch of genomic DNA from Paralichthys olivaceus isolate ysfri-2021 chromosome 8, ASM2471397v2, whole genome shotgun sequence. It encodes these proteins:
- the syngr2b gene encoding synaptogyrin-2b, which codes for MEDAGVASVYGASLAGGGFDLNKFVRQPQTIVRLLSWIFAMVVFACITTEGYINSPQSAQAKCFFNQNDSACQYAVAIGVIAFLACVAFLLLDVYLPFMSNAQERKYVVMADLGFSGVWAFLWFVCFCLLANQWGRTYDVRGIPQDAARAAIAFSFFSIATWGILAYYGLVRFRRGTTEVTLPTYTEPPSDHHATYPPTYPPSTYNPTTYTPTSYAAYPSSVPDMHQQPPFASNLQPQGDVGYQPPTY